Part of the Osmerus eperlanus chromosome 22, fOsmEpe2.1, whole genome shotgun sequence genome, GCCAATCGATCCAATCAATTGCCTGTGAATGATCAGGCCATAATGCAGAACCCTGAGAAACCTTGGGGAAACGGAGGTAGGCAATCTCTGATTATCTGACCAATCAAACACAACACGTTTTTCTGGTGATTTTATATTTCCCAGTTTGTAACAGTAATCCACTgactagaaagagagaagagagagtttgGTAATGATAATGCAACAATGCCATTACCTCTAGCTGCAACCAACACCACCCTGTCTGTACAGCTCACAATGTGGAACAATGCATCACAACATAAAACAGTTCCTCTGGGATGGCCTGGGCTGTCCAGATTGACCTGTGTTTGTGACTGATTGCGAACGCCCCAAAAGAATGCAAAGTGATCAAACATTCCTAATTAGCTGGCGCACCTCGTGCCCACACTAGCTCATAGACCACACAGTCctgccttttctcatgtattatTCACAACGTACCATCCCTCTGTTCATTTTGGAAGAGGAAGTCTTTCATTCATTATGAATACGTCTGTCCGTCTGATAAGGAAACGAGAAAGCAGAGATTGTTTTCTTTCTATGAATTTGCATAACATTTTGTTCATGTAAAACTGTTTTTACATGTCCTAAGCTTGAACTACTTTAGATATGACATGAGTTCATAATTATGCAAATGGAGTATATCATCAAGGTTCTCAAAACCACACAAAGTTGTGGTCCCGTGAGAAAAGCAGGGCAAAGGCTCTGACTGCTATACCTGCATGTGGTCCCTAACCCCCACACATTTATTACACTCACGAGGTGATGCCATTTTTATCCCGAAGTGTGCAGAGCAGTGGAAGATGTGTGTATCGGTGTCAGGCagttaggatgtgtgtgtgtgtgtgtgcaaaaccCTCATGCGGTGTATTCACATAATGAATCTCATTACTCTATAAGCGTATAGTGTATATTTTATAGGCTCCCCCTTTATAAAGCTGAAACCAGACATGATAAGTCACACTCCTCCAAAGACAATCTGAGCCAACAACTTGAAAAAGCATCGGACttgagagatgggaaatcggagaaaaaaagaaaactagtGACGGTTATAACCATAGCctgctttcaccccccccccctttcctcttccCGTCTCTGCAGCTAGGTTGCTGAGCATGCCTCTGCCACATCTAACGCTTGGATGCACGCACacggaggaaaggaagagaggcggGAGGAGGGAAGAATTTTTTGCAGACCTAGTTTGAGAGGACACATACCTCACACctcaagagagagagcgtggaaCACACTAACTGGAAAAAATATTTGGTTGAGAGTTCTTGCGCACACTTAACAGGAGAGTTACAATTCCGCCCATCATTCGCGTCCTTTTGGAATGTGGACATATACGACCGAAAAGAGCTTTACTATAAGTGTAAGTGTCTCAAGTGCATGGGCATTTTTTATTTATAGGTTCAGCGCACTGAGATGGCTCCAGGATAAAAATGTGATGTGGAACACAATGGATCAACAATTGCAAGCACAACAAGCAATTTGGCCTGAGTCTTTCATTGAAGTTAAGTGATTGTTGAAGAGAAAAACAGTCTTTTGAAGTTAACAGGATTTCTATCAAGGGCCAAGAGGCTGGTTTCCAGGAAATCAAGTTGAAAGATTAACTTTTTTCTTCCTTGTCTTTAAGCTTACAGGTTATTTGTCAAGGCTCAATAAGGGAAGTGTGGGTGTTTTTTGTGGGTAAACTTAAAGCAAAATGTTTTTAATTGGTAAGATTCCATCTTGCATCAAAGAAGTATTTCCAATGGTATTTTGAACATGTTGGATTATAACTAAGCCGTTCTCTGCGCTGGATATAATCAATAGAATCTTTTTTACTCTGAACCACTGTGTGGAATTAGTGCTGGGCTCTACAAATTCCCATTGGCATCAATGCAGAAATATAATGCTGCGAATCATTATGATTGACTAGGACTGGAGAGAAAACTGTAAGTGCGTGGTAGAGTCAGTTTCCTTTTACTAACTGCTCATAAGAGCTTCTGGAGGACATGTAACGCCGGAGCTTATGTAACAATATCTGACAGTTGCCTTAATGTTAGGATGGCTGAATTTAATTGCACAGAAATTTAGCTAATAATGGGAAAATTTGAGTTTGCACCAGATAATGGGATAATGGATTTACATAATTAAATGGTATGGATAtatatgtattatttatttaactTTTTACTTAACAGAATCAGTCAGATAAGTTAGTAACTGACTCAATTTGACTAGTTGTATGAAAAGCAAAATAATATGTAGTCACAGACCTCTGAAGTTAAAGTGTTGGCGAGAATCAGGCTCAGTGCATCCAGCATGATGATTTGGACACTCCTGTACCTGGTGTGCTTCTTGTGTATGGATCTCATAttattggactaaaactatcagGAAGTAGCACAAAACCATGTCCAAAACGATTAATCCCACATGAGAAAGGATATCAGATAAATAGTCTGCACACTGCTTTCTTTTAACTCATTAAATTATTTGTGGAGAACCCACTTTTTGAAATATGTATTCAAAAGCACTGAAGTGATCAACATTATTCATCAACTCGTTGGTGCACTTTTGGTGGGACAGTTTCTGTTGGTTTAGTATGGTGCCTCCACCGCCCACCAACAAGCCCCATGTCTGCCTGTCGACCATCTTGATAATGTGGAGTATGGCGTTGATGGACGCCTACCTTGTGGAACAGAACCAGGGACCCCGGAAGATCGGCGTGTGCATCATGGTTCTGGTTGGTGACATATGCTTCCTCATCGTGCTGCGCTACGTGGCCGTGTGGGTGGGCTCAGAGGTTCACACCGCAAAGCGTGGTTATGCCATGATCCTCTGGTTCTTCTACGTCTTTGTGCTGGAGATCAAGGTCTACTTTGTCTACCAGAACTACAAAGCTGAGGATGGGAGAGGCACGGTTGACGGGATAGGGGCAGATGCCGGGGTCATGAGAAAGGCCCTCACCTTACTCCTGTCCATCTGTATACCGGTAGTTTTCATCACCTTGGCTGCCACAGATCACATGGAGTACGTGCGGCcgcacaagaagaaggaggagatcaGGAGCCGTCTTTTCTGGGTGGTGGTTGACCTGCTTGATGTTTTGGACATGCAGGCTAACCTGTGGGAGCCTCAGAGGAAAGGCCTCCCCTTATGGGTGGAGGGACTGATGTTCTTTTACTGCTACATTCTTCTGTTGGTGCTGCCATGTGTGTCGCTAAGTGAGATTAGCATGCAGGGTGTAAACATTGTGCCCCACAAGATGATGCTCTACCCAATTATCAGTCTTGTGACCATAAATGTCATAACAATCTTTATTCGTGGTGGGAACATGTTTTTTTACAGGGACACCAGGGTGTCTGGGATACTAATaggtaaaaatgtaattgccaTCATCCTGAAGACTTGCAGCTTTGTACAGTACAGGAGACAGATGCATGAAGCCCCTAAACCACTTCTCGGGATAGATATGCAAAAGAATTCCATTCCCATTGCACCAACGGTGCCCATATCAGTGCCCATGTCTATGCCCATGCCACCTCAGGTAATCATTGAGGACTTTACAACTTTACCAGAGGAGACAGATTGTGACAGAAGTGACAGAGAATGTGACCAAACGTGAGCATTGAGCTGGTGCCCCACATGGTAGTAATATAGTTGGATAAAGGGTTCTGTGATGGAAACCCCCCAAAATATAAAGAAAACAGAACagctaaatatatatttttaaactgtTGTGAAGAATATTGTGATTTCTTTAATTTTGGAGACGGTTATTATAGTGTTTTTTTGTGGATATTTtctcttgtttttttgttgcaatttaaataaaaaatacattgaaACCAATCAACTTATTTGTAATTACTGTCTTATATGAGGGGTTGGAGATGAGTTTGTATGTTTactctggcgtgtgtgtgtatgagtcttATGATGTATTTTTTTCTGTTCAATCAAAGCAGTTAAAAAACACGTCAGATTGTTTCTGCTTTTGGTCATTTCCTATTGGTATTGATAGGTGTTTCCCCTCAATTGATTCTTGCCACTTGCCAGGCTACCATTGTAAAGAAGATGTTGTTCTGACtgtcctggttaaataaaggttcaATCTATTCAAAATtaagtattttatttttatgtgaaATGTAAGAAAGTCGTTTTTACACTTGATAAAGTACAGTGTGTCACTGTAAATATCACAATGAGTGCTGTAATAAATAGCAGTCAGTGAATATGAAACTGATACTCAGTAATACTGTACAAGCACTAATTCACCACTGTCATCCTTGAATCACAGAAGACTGTGTTCCAAAGTAATGCTTACACAACTCTGTTTTCTGATGTGGAGCTTCTCTAAAGAGCTTCTTCTATGCCTGGAGAGAAAGATCTCTGTGTAGAGATATGTTTTTTCAAAGAGATATATTC contains:
- the LOC134008728 gene encoding transmembrane protein 121-like, whose amino-acid sequence is MVPPPPTNKPHVCLSTILIMWSMALMDAYLVEQNQGPRKIGVCIMVLVGDICFLIVLRYVAVWVGSEVHTAKRGYAMILWFFYVFVLEIKVYFVYQNYKAEDGRGTVDGIGADAGVMRKALTLLLSICIPVVFITLAATDHMEYVRPHKKKEEIRSRLFWVVVDLLDVLDMQANLWEPQRKGLPLWVEGLMFFYCYILLLVLPCVSLSEISMQGVNIVPHKMMLYPIISLVTINVITIFIRGGNMFFYRDTRVSGILIGKNVIAIILKTCSFVQYRRQMHEAPKPLLGIDMQKNSIPIAPTVPISVPMSMPMPPQVIIEDFTTLPEETDCDRSDRECDQT